Proteins from a genomic interval of Indicator indicator isolate 239-I01 chromosome 1, UM_Iind_1.1, whole genome shotgun sequence:
- the GPR12 gene encoding G-protein coupled receptor 12: protein MNEDLKVNLSWLPQDHVEASFTENASATGSSLVPVVDPEPELLVNPWDIVLCTSGTLISCENAVVVLIIFHNPSLRAPMFLLIGSLALADLLAGIGLIINFVFAYLLQSEATKLVTIGLIVASFSASVGSLLAITVDRYLSLYYALTYNSERTVTFTYVMLILLWGASICIGLLPVMGWNCLRDESTCSVIRPLTKNNAAVLSVSFLLMFALMLQLYIQICKIVMRHAHQIALQHHFLATSHYVTTRKGVSTLAIILGTFAACWMPFTLYSLIADYTYPSIYTYATLLPATYNSIINPVIYAFRNQEIQKALWLVCCGCIPSNMSQRARSPSDV, encoded by the coding sequence ATGAATGAAGATCTGAAGGTTAATTTGAGCTGGCTGCCTCAGGATCATGTAGAAGCCAGCTTTACCGAGAATGCCTCAGCCACAGGCTCCTCCCTGGTTCCTGTCGTAGACCCAGAGCCAGAGCTTTTGGTAAACCCCTGGGACATTGTCTTGTGTACTTCAGGGACCCTTATCTCCTGCGAAAATGCCGTTGTGGTTCTTATCATTTTCCATAACCCCAGTCTTCGTGCCCCTATGTTCCTCCTGATAGGCAGCCTAGCGCTGGCAGATCTCTTAGCGGGCATTGGATTGATCATCAATTTCGTTTTCGCATACCTTCTGCAATCAGAAGCTACGAAACTGGTTACGATTGGACTGATTGTTGCCTCTTTCTCAGCATCTGTCGGCAGCTTGCTGGCTATTACTGTTGATCGTTACCTCTCCCTGTATTACGCTTTGACTTATAATTCAGAGAGGACTGTCACTTTTACCTATGTCATGCTTATATTGCTCTGGGGAGCATCTATCTGTATTGGACTGCTGCCTGTAATGGGCTGGAACTGCCTCAGAGATGAATCCACCTGCAGTGTTATCAGACCACTCACTAAAAATAATGCAGCCGTCCTTTCGGTCTCTTTCTTGCTTATGTTTGCCCTCATGCTGCAGCTCTACATTCAGATCTGTAAAATCGTGATGCGCCATGCCCATCAGATTGCCTTGCAACACCATTTCCTGGCCACTTCCCACTATGTGACCACCCGAAAAGGAGTGTCTACTTTGGCCATTATTTTGGGGACTTTTGCTGCTTGCTGGATGCCTTTTACGCTCTATTCTTTAATAGCAGATTACACTTACCCTTCTATATACACCTATGCCACACTCCTGCCAGCTACCTACAACTCCATCATCAATCCCGTAATATATGCTTTTAGAAACCAGGAGATACAGAAAGCACTTTGGCTCGTCTGCTGTGGCTGTATTCCTTCTAACATGTCTCAGagagcaagatcacccagtGATGTCTGA